In Bacteroidota bacterium, the DNA window CCTAAGGGTTTGACAGCATTAGCTTCGGTAATGGAAAAAGTAAGAGATGCCACAGATATTGTTTCAGGTGATTTGGCGGATGAAGAGAAAATAGAATTAATACGAATCTTAAATAAACTAAACGATTTCCATCAACCAATTTATGATAGAAATATTAAAACGGATAATTTACTAAGAGAAGCACTTAAAAATATCAAAAGATGAAAAATAGGATAGCCATAATAGGTTCAGGATTTTCTGGTTTGTCGGCTGCAGCTTATGTGGCAAAAGCTGGTCATGAAGTTCATGTTTTTGAAAAGCACAATCAACCGGGAGGTAGAGCCAGGCAATTCACCACAGAACAAGGTTTTGTTTTTGACATGGGGCCAAGTTGGTATTGGATGCCTGATATTATGGACAATTTTTTTGCTGATTTCGGCTACAAAACTTCCTATTATTTTGATTTAATTTCCTTAAATCCTCAGTTTGAAATGATTTTTTCTGATGAGAAAATGAATATTCCTGAAAATTTCGAAGACTTAAAAAAACTGTTTGAAACGAAAGAAAAAGGTGCAGGCGTTCAATTAGAAAAATTTATGCAGTCGGCAAAGTACAAATACGAGGTAGGTATGAAAGACTTCGTTACAAAACCTAGCCACAGTTGGTTAGAATTTGTATCTCCCAAAATTGCGAAGAGTGCCTTGAAATTAAATTTGCTCACAAATTTCAGAAGCTATGTTGACAGCTACTTTAAAGATGAGAAGTTACGAAAGCTGATGGAATTTCCGGTGATTTTCTTGGGGGCATCGCCCAAAAACATTCCAGCATTGTACAGTTTGATGAATTATGGCGGCTACGCTTTAGGCACGCATTATCCGATAGGCGGATTTTACCAATTGGTATTGGCAATGCAGCAGGTTGCAGAAAAACAAGGAGCAATTTTTCATTTTAATAAAACG includes these proteins:
- the crtI gene encoding phytoene desaturase family protein → MKNRIAIIGSGFSGLSAAAYVAKAGHEVHVFEKHNQPGGRARQFTTEQGFVFDMGPSWYWMPDIMDNFFADFGYKTSYYFDLISLNPQFEMIFSDEKMNIPENFEDLKKLFETKEKGAGVQLEKFMQSAKYKYEVGMKDFVTKPSHSWLEFVSPKIAKSALKLNLLTNFRSYVDSYFKDEKLRKLMEFPVIFLGASPKNIPALYSLMNYGGYALGTHYPIGGFYQLVLAMQQVAEKQGAIFHFNKTVEKINTSHNKITSLQINGENITFDTVIASSDYHHTETLLEERLRNYTEEYWQSRTFAPSSLIFYLGINQTIPNLKHHTLFFENDLDEHIDCIYGEKKWPENPLFYACCPSKTDKSVAPKGKENLFLLMPLAIGIQDDETNREKYLAEMLSRIEKHTGMIGLASKIEYQRSYCVTDFVQDYNAYGGNAYGLANTLNQTAVLKPKIRNKKVTNLFYTGQLTVPGPGVPPSIISGKIVANEVTKSKTE